The following proteins come from a genomic window of Miscanthus floridulus cultivar M001 chromosome 2, ASM1932011v1, whole genome shotgun sequence:
- the LOC136537990 gene encoding senescence-specific cysteine protease SAG39-like → MSASRFLLTVLVVGSVCTAAAPRALAARELAGGEEAAATVMASRHEKWMADHGRTYKDEAEKARRLEIFRANAEFIDSFNAAGKHSHRLATNRFADLTDEEFRAARTGFRPRPSPAAAGSGGGGRFKYENFSLADAAQSVDWRAMGAVTGVKDQGKCGCCWAFSAVAAVEGLNKIRTGRLVSLSEQELVDCDVNGEDQGCEGGFMDDAFQFIQRRGGLASESGYPYQGEDGSCRSSAASARAASIRGHEDVPRNNEAALAAAVANQPVSVAINGEDHAFRFYDSGVLGGECGTDLNHAITAVGYGTAADGSRYWLMKNSWGASWGEGGYVRIRRGVRGEGVCGLAKLPSYPI, encoded by the exons ATGTCGGCGTCACGTTTCCTCCTCACCGTTCTCGTCGTGGGCAGCGTGTGCACCGCCGCCGCTCCTCGTGCGCtcgcggctcgcgagctggccgGAGGGGAGGAGGCCGCCGCCACCGTGATGGCGTCGCGGCACGAGAAGTGGATGGCGGATCACGGGCGCACGTACAAGGACGAGGCGGAGAAGGCGCGGCGGCTGGAGATATTCCGGGCCAACGCGGAGTTCATTGACTCGTTTAACGCTGCAGGGAAGCACAGCCACCGGCTGGCCACCAACAGGTTCGCCGACCTCACCGACGAGGAGTTCCGGGCAGCCAGGACCGGGTTCCGgccgcgcccgtcgccggcggctgcggggagcggcggcggcggccggttcAAGTACGAGAACTTCAGCCTGGCGGACGCGGCGCAGAGCGTGGACTGGCGGGCGATGGGCGCCGTCACCGGCGTCAAGGACCAGGGAAAGTGTG GTTGCTGCTGGGCGTtctcggcggtggcggcggtggaagggCTGAACAAGATCCGGACGGGGCGGCTGGTGTCGCTGTCGGAGCAGGAGCTGGTGGACTGCGACGTCAACGGCGAGGACCAGGGCTGCGAGGGCGGCTTCATGGACGACGCCTTCCAGTTCATCCAGCGCCGCGGCGGGCTGGCCTCGGAGTCCGGGTACCCGTACCAGGGCGAGGACGGGTCGTGCCGCTCGTCCGCCGCATCCGCGCGGGCGGCCTCCATCCGGGGCCACGAGGACGTGCCGCGCAACAACGAGGCCGCGCTGGCGGCGGCTGTGGCGAACCAGCCCGTGTCCGTGGCCATCAACGGCGAGGACCACGCGTTCCGGTTCTACGACAGCGGCGTGCTGGGCGGGGAGTGCGGCACGGACCTCAACCACGCCATCACCGCCGTCGGGTACGGCACGGCGGCCGACGGCAGCAGGTACTGGCTGATGAAGAACTCGTGGGGCGCGTCGTGGGGCGAGGGCGGCTACGTCCGCATCCGCCGCGGCGTCCGCGGGGAGGGCGTCTGCGGCCTCGCCAAGCTGCCGTCCTACCCCATCTAA